From the genome of Nitrospira sp. CR1.1:
CGGGAAAAAGGCCACCGCCGCAATGCCTCCGGCAACAAACAAACCCTTGTAAAGCGCCGGCATGATCTCGCCGCCAGGACTGACTTTGACAAAGAGGATGCCGATGATCGTGGCAAAGATCGTTACGCCGCCCAAGGCGAGCGGATACAAAATCGGGGCGCTGACGCCCTTGAACATCGTAAACGCCAGCACCATCGCCGCGACGGTCGTGACCGCATAGGTTTCAAACAAGTCGGCCGCCATCCCCGCGCAATCACCGACATTGTCGCCGACATTGTCGGCAATGACCGCGGGATTACGGGGATCGTCCTCGGGAATCCCTGCCTCGACTTTACCAACAAGGTCTGCGCCCACATCGGCTGCCTTCGTATAGATTCCGCCGCCGACGCGCGCAAATACGGAGATCAAACTGCCGCCGAAGCCCAGACTGAGCAACGCGTGAATCGCTTTCTCCTGACCCGCCAACTGCGAGGCGATGGTATAGAAGCTGGTGATGGCCAACAACCCCAGTCCGATCAACAGCAAACCCGTGACCGCGCCGCCGCGGAACGCTACGGTGAGAGCGGCATTCATGCCGTTGTAGGCTGCTTGCGCAGTCCGCACGTTGGCTCGAACCGCGATAATCATCCCGACATATCCGGCGAGGGCCGACGCTCCGGCGCCGATCAGAAAACCGACCGCCGTTAGCATGCCGAACTTATCCGACACGGCGCCCGCGCCCCACAGCCCGACGAACAACACCGCGGCCACCACACCTACCGTCCTATATTGACGGTTCATGTAGGCGCCCGCTCCCTCTTGAATGGCTTTGGAAATTTCCTGCATCTTCGCGTTGCCGGCATTCAGCTTGAACACCCACATGGCGAGATACAGGCCATACACAATACCAGCCACCGCCGCAACCAGAGCAAAGGTCACAATCGCTGAGTCGCTCACAGTGTTCTCCTCCTGTTAACAGATGGTGAAACTGAGAATCCAGCTGACGTGTTACGGTAAAGATTCGCCGTGAAGATGACCTCATCACGCGCAATGATTGATGAATGTCACAGGTGCTTCGCGGCATGAACCCATCGCGGACTGATTGTGCAGCGGGAATCACCGCCGCATGCCCGACAACTGACACGGTCGCGAACGAGAGGAAAAGTGGCGCCATTCTATAGGGCTGGCCAAGGCTGATCAAGGCGAAAGATCGTGGAAGAAGAAACGGGACAGCACCACCAGGGCGGTTTGCGCAAGGATATCGAGTTTGTTATAGTGCGCGCGAACTGGGGAGGGCTGTGATGGGATTCGCGCCGGAATACATCCTGATCGATCAGCAGAAGTTCAGCAAAGCCAAGCTGTCGCTGGACAACCACGTCTACAAAAATTGTGAGATCGACGACTGCGATGTGTACTATAGCGGCGGGCAGTACGAATTAATCGACACGCATATCACCAATTCGCGACTGATCCTAAACCATCCTGCCAAAGGCATCTACAGCGCGATTCAGATCTTCAAGATGAAGTCCCCGGGTTCCAGCATCATCTCCGAATAATTCGTGAACATGGGACGTGAGAGCAGTTCGAGCGAAGTCCTCAGAGGCCTTCGCTCCGATGCCTCTCGTTTCTGCGCGTACGCTGCACGCGCAGAAGCTACTTCGCAACCGGAATATTCTCGCTGAACTTCGCGATCGGGATGGACTGAAAGACGGGGTCCTGGGCGCCCTTTGAAGACTCCGCCTCAATACGCTGCAGAAAGCTTGCCGGTCCTGTCACCGGAGCATAACTGAGCGCCGCTTCGACATCAAAAGTTTTGGTGTCCTTGGGTGTCGGAAAGCTGAAGGTCTCCACCCGGTTCTCCTCCGGCTTGAGGACCGTTTCGTCGAGCACCTTGACCGCCTCAAAATCAAACACCGTTGTCTGGCCTTTGGCATCAGCATAGGTCCGGCCATAGATGCGCTTGTCGCTGAAAACCGTCTTCAGATTCTTCCCCTTCACGGTCAATTCCAGCACTACGCTCGCCCACCCGGGATGGGTCGTCGGCAGATTGTGGGGCACCAGGCTCTGCACCCCCACCGTGACAGAGGTCTTGTCGCCATCCACCTTTGTCACAACATCCAGCTTGGCGGCCTCCTGCCTGAGCTGACCGATACGTCCAGGGAATGTATGGTTGGCGACCTTCCGCTTGGCTTCGCCATTGGCCGACTCTCCGACCTGTTCAGGCATATGACAGGTCTGGCACTCCTTTCCGGATTTCACGGCTTTGCTTTGGTCCCAATTGCCCAGGAGATCGTTCCTTTTGCCAAGGTCAGCCGCAACGGGCACGACCTGATGACAATTCAGACACAAATCCGATTTGTGGAAAAGGGTCGACTCCATCGATTGATGGGCCAGGTTTGCGGCGAAATCTTTGTACGGCCCGTACATGGTTTTGTTGCCGAGATCATACTTCGGTTCCGGCGACTGCTTCGTCCGATCGACCTGTTTGATGAGATGACATTGCGCGCAGGCCACGCCATCCAAGGAGGGCTCTCCGGATTGCGCTTGAGTCACAAATAACTGAACCTGGTCGGGGAACTCCCGGACATGGGGAGCATGACAGCGGAAACAGAGGGCCTTATCTTTTCCGGCCGGAGAAGTGAGATACACATCCAGGGCGGCGCGAAATGTCGGTGTATGGATCGACTTGGAGAGGGGCGATGTTTCCCATTCCTCAAACACCCGCTCGTGGCAGCGCTTGCACTTTCCGGAACTGGGAAACGATTTTTGGATCGTCAGCTGAGCGTTGGCATCCTGGGCCAGCCCTTGCTGCACACCATAACCTGCCAACCCGACCACCATCAGCAACGCGCTGATGAGCAGCCCCTGCAACAGACCTCGTCGATGTGTCACCGTTCGCATATCCTCCGCACATGGTACGCACCTCGCTGCCCGTCGTGGCTGGAACCGGCAGGGGGCCTTACAGTGATTTGGCTCGATAGGTCAGCACGCGAGGCTGAATATACTCCTCGATGACCTTCTTCGCGACCGCCCGCTCCTGATCATTGAGCAGCGTGGCCAGATACTTTGCTTTCAGTTCCGGTTCAGGTTCCGGAATCAACGCGTAGCTGAGGACGACTTCAATCGTCGCCGGCTCTCCTCCGTCGGCCGGCAGGGTCTGCGAGAAAGGCACCCGCCTGGTATTGCCGCCCTTGATAAAGGGATCAGGAATCGGACCGCGCAAAATCTTCTCGTACGGCAATCCGAATTGTTTGATTTCTTCTCCCAATACCCGGCCTTGCGCATCCTTGGTCGTGATCGAGAGGAAAAATTGCTTTAACACCGGGTCACCGTCGGGAAAACTATGCGGGAGACTGCCGACCTTCACCAGCACCGTTCCCTCCACCCCTGCTCCGGACTTCCCCGCATCGATATCGATACGCGGCATCCATTCGGCTTGCAAGTTACGATTTTTCAGCAGCGTGCCCGGAATGACGACTCCGCGGAACCAATGCCGCCCGATGGCGCGAGTCATGGCGCCACGTCTCGACGTTGAGCTCCCTGTGGAGGGCTCCATGTGGCAATCCTGGCAAATCGTGCCATGCAGAATTTCTCCGGGGAGGTCTTTCTGCGTGACATCCTTGACCTTGTCGAAATGGCAAGAGGTGCAAAAATTCGCGCCACGGAACAGCGGCACCTGTGTTGCCGGATGCACCAGGTTTTCCTCAGGATCGGTGTAAGGACCATAGAGCATCTCGCCTGGCTTCACCTTGTACGTTGGCGGCGGCAGGGGCGTCGTTTCCACCGCGTTAATGAGGTGGCAGGATGCGCAGCCGATACCCTCGACCTGCGGTTTGCCTGACAGAACTTGCGCCGCAATCTTTTCGGCATGTTGAGGAAAAACCGTGACTGCCGGCGCATGGCAGGACAGGCACCGCTGCCGTTCATCCAGCGAGGGATTGGTCTGCATCCATACGCCCAACACCGTGCGGAACACCGGCGATTCAAAGGATGTGCCGTGCAATAAGGCCGCATCCACTCGACCGAAGGATTTGAGGTCAGGCGTCTGCTCCCGCATCCCCTTCCACTCTTCGTAGTGCCGGTCATGGCATTGCTTGCAATCTTCAGAACGGATAAAGACCTTTTCAATCTCCGCCACCCAATCGGCTGGCGCCTGGCCATCCGTCTTCTGCGCGATGGCCCGCTCATGAAACGTGACCGTGAGCACTGCAAATATCAACAGGAGCCCGCTCATGGCCAATTTCTGGATGGGTCGCCCGTTACCGGTCACGTGTCGCTCGCTCCATTAATCCCGTTTGCAGCCGACGAAATGAAAGTTCACGCCCCATCCCACCGGATTGCCTGGATCAGCCGGCTCATAAGTCCCGACGGTAAAATTACATTCCTTCATCGCGACTTTGACGGCCTTGCCGAAATCGATCAGGTTGCGGACTTCCTTTTTATCGATCTCTTTGATGACGGACCGGACCTTAATTCCGGCATAATCGGCCCGTGAATTTCCGATGACCTCAAAGACGGCGACGCCTTCCGCACGCTGAAGTTTGAGCTCCTTTTGGACCTCTTCGTCGACTTCACCAACCGCGATGCCGAATTCTTCTCCGAGCTGAATGGCTTCCTCCACTGTCATGTCGCCATTGCTGCCCGGGTCTGCGGCGGCTGGAGTATTCCAGACTGCGGCAATAAGGAACACTCCCAGGCCACACACACAAAGAGCCCTTCCGAGGGAAAGGGCTCTGTTGTGAATCACGCGATGGATCTGAAACCTGTCCTCCAAGAGAGCGCCTCTCGCTTTCGCCTACCAAGCCGGCGCCGATGGCGCCGGGCTTTTCCCTCATCCTACCAGGAAGAGTTACGTCTTTGTGACCGGATCCAAGGCGAGTTGAAACCAAGGGGCAATCGCCTTTTGCCCGTTGCGTTCTTTATTCTCACCATTCCAGACTGCGAAGGATACCACTTGGATACGCCCAGGAATCAGCTTCGCTTCATTCTCCTGCTCCTCACTCGACAGGGGACGGCGCATCACGACGCGCCAGATGCCGTCCTTCCAGGTCGCCTTTCCCTGAACACGCCCCTGCTTTTCTTTCGTGGTCAGGGTGCTGAATCCGCCTCCGATCAAATCCTCCACCGAGGAGGCCCGCCGCGGAATCACTTCGAACCGCCTGGGCTCACTCCCGCCGGCCTTATCCTTTTCGGTGGTTCTCGCTGCCCGCCGGTCAATGTCGCTCTGCCAATCGGCTTTCCAGTGCCAGATATTGATGTAATGGTCCAATTGTCCCATACAGAAAAACGCCGGAGCATCACCGAGCGGCAACCCCAAGGCTACTCCATCTCGAAATGTGCCGGGCGTCAACCGATCGTTTTTCGTATTGTCCTGCCATTCCAGCAAGAACGCGATATCGGTGCCGTTGTGCAGGGCGCGTACCGTCAATGCGTGAGCTGTTGGTTCCGGCCATACCGGACGGGTAATGATCTGGCCGCTTAACGGCAGGGTCATCGGCGCGATTTTTTGCCAGAGCGGATCTTCCGGGGCCACGGGAATATCTCCCGAGTGAACCTGCGCTCGGATAATCATGCCTTCGGAGCTGACGATGGGAATCCCGAGACCACCCAGAATGAGGGCGAGAACCAGCAGAACGGAAAGAAGACTCAACAACCTGGTGCGGGATGTGTGGACCGACGTCATTCGCCTCATGTCCCGGCGCGTGGCCTTAGTCGTGAAAACGCCCTCGCCCGTTCCCTGTACGGGAGCATTGATTCCGTCCTCCAAGCGTTACCACAACTTGGCGCGACGAATCTTGTTTTCACCCCGCTCGCAGATATACAAACATCCTTGGGAGTCGAGCGTCAACCCCACCGGAGCATTCACCACCGCCTCAATAGCCAGCAGTCCGTCTCCATGCTTGAGTGCGCCGGCTGCGTCTTTGGCGACAAAACGAGCGGCACCGCAGCCACCCATATTCTTGTCGTCATATCCGCTATCCCCGTTCCCGGCCACCGTGCTGATAATTCCCGTCTCGGCCTCGACCTTGCGAACGCGATGGTTGCCGGTGTCGGAGATGTAGGCATGGTTGTGCTGATCGAACACAATAGCTTCCGGCGCGTGCAACATCGACTTGGCCGCCGGCTTTCCATCGCCATCGTACCCATAGCGGCACACACCGGCAAGCGTAGAGATCAGTCCGGTCTGGTGATCAATCTTGCGTACGCGATTGCTGCCCTTATCCACAACGTACACATCGCCGGCATTGTCGACGGCGATTCCGACGATATCATAGAGCCGCGCCTCAAGAGCTGGCCGACCATCATCCAGATACATGGAGAGATTGAGCCCATCCGAGCACACAGGCATGAGCCAGCCGTTATCGTCGCTGAAATCGATACCGATCGCATCCCCGGACAACACGACCAGATTACGCGCAACCAGAGGCTGCTCCCTGGCCTCATCCTCAGCCGTCCAGGTGCCCGCAATGGTTTCCACGCGACCTGTCCGTGAATCGTAGCGGCGAATCCGGTGTGCCTGCGTGTCGGCGATATACATGACATCGTCCGCGTCGAAGGCAATGGCGGCAGGCCACGTGAGATTGACATCCAACGCCGGTCCGTCCCCATTGAAGCCATGCTCGCCGGTCCCCACCACGGTCGTGATGATTCCAGTCTCACGATCAATCTTCCGAATCCGGTTACTGCCTGAATCGCACACATACAGGTCGTTCCTGGAATCACAGGCCACATCCAGCGGCAGATACAACCCTGCTTCCCCACAAGGCCCTTCGTCTCCGCTGTAGCAGGTCTCCCCGATACCTGCGAAATTATGGACGGTGCCTTCTGCCAGACTGACGCGGCGAACGCGATCAGATCCTGACTCGGCGAAGTACAGCCACTTTTCTTCCCGATCCAGAGCAACGTGGTGCGGGAGGGGAATGCCGGCCTTCACGGCGCGCTTGCCATCCCCCGTACTCCTGGCCTTTCCATTTCCGGCAAAGGTTTCGATGTATCCGGGAGCTAATTGAACATCTGTTTCCATAACGTTGTGCGTCCGTTCTAGGCTAGGCCCGAATTGTCGAAAATCTTATGCCTGCGCGCGCGCGGCAGGAGGCGCCGCAGCGACTTGTTGCTCCACAACAGGTGTGGGCATTGGAGCCGTGGGTTGCGCGGCGATAGACTGTGCCTGCACGGGTTCGGCCTGTTGCTGGGCTTGCGCCTGCGCTTCGGCTTCGATCGCATCCGCTTCATGAACGGATTTCTTGAAGCCCTTGATGGCCTTGCCGATTCCCTCACCAAGCTGCGGCAACTTCCCGGCCCCGAAGATAATCAAGACAATAAACAGGATCAAGATCAACTCTGTAAAACCAAGGCTGCCAAACATGGTGTGTCTCCTTTGCTCACATGTTCAGGATGCGGGTCCCTCTTTGGCCTTCTTTGCAAATCGTTCCTTCAAACGCTGCCTGGCCTGCTCGGCCTGCTCGAACATTTTGCACTTATCGTAGACGCTGATCAAATTGTAATAGGCGAGCGGCTCGTCCGGACTGTGTTCCACCGCGCTCTCCATCACCTTAATCGCCAAATCTGTCTTTCGGTGATTGAGGGCGATTTCCATGAGCTTGAAGCTCGCTTCTAAGTGCTTCGGGTCCAGTTCGAGGACGCGCAGATAACACTGAATCGCCATGTCCATGGTGTTGTAGTCGGAGACTTGGGGATTATCGAGCTCTACGTAGACGCCGGCAAGATTGTACCATGCCATCGGATCGTCCGGCGTGATCTCAACCAGCCGTTCATAATAGTTCTTCGACTCCATGTACTTTCGCTTGTCCGCCTGCACCCGGCCGAGATTGAACAGCGCCAAGACATCATAGGCATGCACGTCGAGCGCACGCTTAAACTCCGCCTCCGCCTCGTCGATCATGCCCTTCGTCGCATAGATGGTCCCGAGGTTGGAGTAGTACATCGCCAACGAGCGATTCATTTCCGTTCTAAGCCCCTCGGCCATCTCAATTGACTTCTTCACTTCCGTCAGCGCGTCGTCCAACCGCCCTTTACTGAAGTACAGCTCACCCAATCGGCAACGTGCCTGAAAATCATCTGGCTCGGTTGTGAGCAGCTTTTCAATCTCAGCAATTTCCTCATCAGGATTTAACGGCTGATCGCCGGGATCCACTGCCGCACTCCCCTGTTCCGCCCCGCCAGTCTGTGTGTGTTCGTCCATAACAACGTGTCCTAATCTGGGTGAGTCAACCATTAAATTGGTCCGCCAACGAGAGACTCCTGCGTGCCGACGAGTGGCGGCCTGCTCAGTGTCGCCTGCTCAGTAACCGTTCCCTTCGGGCGGTCGAGTGTCAATAACATTACCCCAAGAATGACCATTAACGTCAAACTGGAAAACAACAGCGCATAGCCGGCGATAAACATCAATGCCAGGCCGTATCCCGCAAGACGTCCCATTGTCACGAGCCTGATGACCGTGTAGGACCAGCACAGCAGTCCGGCGACATAAAAGGCAAAGGGTAAATAAAAAGTGTAGCCCATGCCCATCTGAAAGATCCAGCTGATCCCTTCGCCGGCCTTCCGGATGGAATGGGCCAGAGCCGGGTTATAGAGGCCCAGGAAATAATCCATAAACAACAGGCCAAAAAACACCACCGCCGAAACCGCCCCGAACCAGATAGCACGGCGCCTTTGTTGCTTATTCCTGGTACGGAACGACACCCCGCGCCCATATGCCCAAAAGACCAGGATACTGGCCAACACCATCAGCGCTTCGCCGATGCGATTGGCTTCATAGACAAACGGCGGCGCCGCAATCACTCCCATCCATCCGTAGGTGGTGGAGAAGATTTGATAGTACAGCCATCCGGAAATCCCGAAATAATAGACGATACCCATGACGCGTTTGGACCACTCCTGCTGCTGTGAGAGATACTCCAGCATCAGGGCGGTGAGTGCGATGATGGTTACAACATTGTAGGCAATGGAACCGAGCATGGCCGGTTGCACGATGAGAAAGGCAACCGTCAAAATCAGCAGCAGCGCCACACTGGGGATGGTCACGACGTTAAAACCTGTGATCCCTCTTACGCGGGCGCGATTGACCAGCAAGACCACGAGCGCGAGAAAGACAAAAATGGCCACGACATTTAACAGTGCAAACCCGATGGAAGTGAGCAGCTGGAACACCGTTCCGATCCATTCGTGCTGAGCGGCAATCTTGCTGATATGCATGCCCAGACGAGAAACCAGGCGATAGAGAACAAGCTCAAAGAATCCGACGAACAGCACCAGCTTAATGGTGTATTCGAACAGCAATCCCTGATCGTCAACTCGTCCTGTTGGCCGTTCGACGGCGGCGGCTATAGCAGACATCTCCAGCCCCCCCTGGCAAACGTGTTCAACCTAGTCACCACACCGCGCCCAAGGCATCAATCCGCGCGGCCCGCCTTCCGATCTACGACACGGTAGGTTGTGGTACCTGCACCGCTTGCGACTTGGCCCGGGCGATATACAATAGCCCGTCGGCCATAGAATAGTTAAACGGCAACTCGCACACGACTTCGCTGATCTTTTCGTACACCTGCTGGTACAACTGTTCGGCCTGAGCCGGCGTCATACCTTCCTGCACTTCGTAAAAAAATCCGAGACTCAAATCTTCGGTGGCCGGCCGCATGATCCGCCGAATGCCATAACTTCCCGGATCACTCATGATCGGCGCTTCTTTTTCCAAGTCGAAGAGGCAGGGCTGGCACGAGAAGCCGTACGATTCGTGAAGCTTGGTATTTCCCACCACAAAATTCATCGTTTCCAGCGCTTCCTCTTCCTTCTCAGTGGGGAAGCCAACGATCACGTAGCAATGCACCGCGATGCCCAACTCGACACAGTCATCGACAATCCGGCGCACGGATTCCTGCTTGATCCCTTTTTTCATGAAATCCATGACCCGCTGATTGAACGACTCCAGGCCGAATACGATTTTCAGGCAACCGGCGTCCCGCATCTGTGTGAGCAATTCACGCGAGAGATTCTTTTCGAACCTCAACTCGCAGGTCCACCTCACATTAACTTGACGATCGATCATCTGCTGGCAAAGACGCTTGGTGGGCGACAGCGCGAAACATTCGTCGGTAAAGAAAAACGATTGCGCGCCATAGCGCTCTTTCAACCAGACCAGATCGTCCACCGTCTTGCCCGGATCGCGCTGCCGGAAGTTCTGGTGATCCAGCGTCAACGCGCAAAACGCGCAGTCCTTATAATAACAGCCTCGAGAAAACTGCACGGGCAGAACCGGTTCCGGAGACAAATACAGATCGAGTGGAAATCCGTCGTAATTGGGTGCAGTAAGTTGATTGATATTTTCTGAATAGAACGGCTGATTAACCGTGATCTTGCCGTTCTGACGATAAATCAGATTGGGCACCTTGCTGAAATCACGCTTGCCGTCCATCTGATTCACCAACTCCAGCAAGGCAGTCTCGCCCTCGAACACCACGAAATCGTCGACGAGATCGAAAAGCCAGGGACAGCGGCGCAGATTATCGACCAGGCGCGTAAAGATACTGCCCCCGACGGTCACATGCAGTTCCGGCGCATGCTCTTTCATCAATCGACAGAGCGTGAGCCCCGGAATAATTTGCGACGTGGCCGTGATCGAGACCCCGACCAAATCAGGGCGATCGGTCAAAAGAGAAGGCAATACGTGCTCGCGGAAGAGACTGATATAGGGGTTTTGTCCTTCGTCACGGATGGCCTTGACCAAATCCTTCGAGGAGTAGATCGAATAGTCACCAAATTGATTGTCAACGACCGTCATTCTGGTCGGAAAATAGAGTGATGAGAGCACCTCAAGCCACTTATCAATCAGAAACAAGCTGTTGCGATAGGCTTCTATGTCATAGAAGCCTTCTCCGCGCAATGTCTCTTTGGCCAGTTCGATACGCTCGAATAAATAGGGGAAGCGATCAAGGGACTCGATGACCCGCGCGAGCTGCTCCGCACTTCCAGGCCCGGTGTCTCCCGTACGCTCCCGCTCAAGACTCCGCTGTTTCTCTACCAGCTGTTGATAGAGACCGTGAGCAAAGGACTGGGTGAGCACCTTGTCTAACAGCTCAATGCCGAGATCGCGCTGTGAGACATTTTTCACTCCGGCTTGGGTGAGAAAACCTGTGAGAGATGGGAGGCTCAGGTACGGTTGCGAAGGGTGCCACGTTGGTGGAAATAGGAGAGAAACCTTCATAAAATTATCTTTATATTAAGCAGGAAAATCAGTGTTTTCAGGAGATTTGCACCGTATCGGTTTATACACTCCACTCCAGCCCGAAAGCAACCCTCCGCCTGCAAGCCACAAGAAATTCCACCCTCACCCAGACTGCACGCACGTCTCCTCAGAATGCACGAGGGCCCCGAGTCACCTTGCCATCTCTGACAAGAACTCGGGGCCCTCTGCTTTAAATCCTCAACACGTCTCCGCCCGGCACAAGGGCGGGGGCAGGCTTCTTCAGCCCGCTCAGCTCACGGCAACTTCAGCGTGAACCACGTGGAGAGAGACTTCATGCCGTTCCGTTCAATGTTGGAGCCGTCCCACACCGCAAACGCGATGGGCACAGATGCTCCCGCCTTGAACTGGGTGTCGTTCGTATCGCCGGTCTCCAGCGAACGCTTCACGACTACGCGCCAGGTCGGACCGGTATATCCACCGCCCTTGAGGGAACCTGACGGCTCCCACACGCCATTGCCGATCACATCCTGATGGGCCTGGGTGGTCAAGGTGCTAAACCCGTTGGCGTTCAGATCCTCAACGGAGCTGACGCGCAGGGTCGGGTCGGACATGATGTTACCGGACCAGATACCGGAATTGAATGGCCCAAGGCTCCGGCCGATACGATCCGGATAGGTAACTCCACCAGCCGGCTCCTCGAAATAGTAGTCCCAGAAAATGCCGGGATACTGGTCATCCACATCCCACATTCCGGCGCTATCCTTGCCGAGATCCTTCTGCCACTCCGCATTCCAGCGCCAGATATTGACCGTCCCGCCGGACTGGCCCATGCACTGGAAGGGCGGCGCGCCCGCAGTGTTGACCGGGAACATGATGGCTACTTGGTCACGAAAATCCTGCGGACCGATCGCCGTATCGTTCTTGGTCTGGTCGCTCCAATCAAGGCGCAACCCCAAATCCTTCCCATTGCTGACCGCCTTCACAAACACCGATTTC
Proteins encoded in this window:
- a CDS encoding radical SAM protein, which encodes MKVSLLFPPTWHPSQPYLSLPSLTGFLTQAGVKNVSQRDLGIELLDKVLTQSFAHGLYQQLVEKQRSLERERTGDTGPGSAEQLARVIESLDRFPYLFERIELAKETLRGEGFYDIEAYRNSLFLIDKWLEVLSSLYFPTRMTVVDNQFGDYSIYSSKDLVKAIRDEGQNPYISLFREHVLPSLLTDRPDLVGVSITATSQIIPGLTLCRLMKEHAPELHVTVGGSIFTRLVDNLRRCPWLFDLVDDFVVFEGETALLELVNQMDGKRDFSKVPNLIYRQNGKITVNQPFYSENINQLTAPNYDGFPLDLYLSPEPVLPVQFSRGCYYKDCAFCALTLDHQNFRQRDPGKTVDDLVWLKERYGAQSFFFTDECFALSPTKRLCQQMIDRQVNVRWTCELRFEKNLSRELLTQMRDAGCLKIVFGLESFNQRVMDFMKKGIKQESVRRIVDDCVELGIAVHCYVIVGFPTEKEEEALETMNFVVGNTKLHESYGFSCQPCLFDLEKEAPIMSDPGSYGIRRIMRPATEDLSLGFFYEVQEGMTPAQAEQLYQQVYEKISEVVCELPFNYSMADGLLYIARAKSQAVQVPQPTVS
- a CDS encoding nitrite oxidoreductase, gamma subunit, producing MRLVQTRNKRLVFGILFSALIVGIMLTIGQVPLAVSQPVTIPVKAIKGAIPMDGANPIWEGVPGVIIPLSGQTITTPMHPNISVKSVFVKAVSNGKDLGLRLDWSDQTKNDTAIGPQDFRDQVAIMFPVNTAGAPPFQCMGQSGGTVNIWRWNAEWQKDLGKDSAGMWDVDDQYPGIFWDYYFEEPAGGVTYPDRIGRSLGPFNSGIWSGNIMSDPTLRVSSVEDLNANGFSTLTTQAHQDVIGNGVWEPSGSLKGGGYTGPTWRVVVKRSLETGDTNDTQFKAGASVPIAFAVWDGSNIERNGMKSLSTWFTLKLP
- a CDS encoding tetratricopeptide repeat protein; this translates as MVDSPRLGHVVMDEHTQTGGAEQGSAAVDPGDQPLNPDEEIAEIEKLLTTEPDDFQARCRLGELYFSKGRLDDALTEVKKSIEMAEGLRTEMNRSLAMYYSNLGTIYATKGMIDEAEAEFKRALDVHAYDVLALFNLGRVQADKRKYMESKNYYERLVEITPDDPMAWYNLAGVYVELDNPQVSDYNTMDMAIQCYLRVLELDPKHLEASFKLMEIALNHRKTDLAIKVMESAVEHSPDEPLAYYNLISVYDKCKMFEQAEQARQRLKERFAKKAKEGPAS
- the tatA gene encoding twin-arginine translocase TatA/TatE family subunit; its protein translation is MFGSLGFTELILILFIVLIIFGAGKLPQLGEGIGKAIKGFKKSVHEADAIEAEAQAQAQQQAEPVQAQSIAAQPTAPMPTPVVEQQVAAAPPAARAQA